TTATATAAAAATTATAAGACAAATAAAATATTTGATATAAAAAAAATTTGCAACAGGCAATTTGGTATTGGAGCAGATGGTGTGATTTTTATAGAAGAACCTAATGAAGATAATTATGCAAAAATGATAATCTTTAATTCTGATGGTTCTGAAGCAGAAATGTGTGGAAACGGAATTAGGTGTTTAGTTGAGTATCTCCATGTAAATGATTCAATGAATAATAAAAATATAGAATATAAAATTGAGACTAAAGCAGGTTTAAAAATTGCAAAATATATAAATGATGAAATTACAGTAAAAATGGGAGTTCCAATTTTAGATAGTCAAAATATACCAACAAAAATTGAAAAAAAAATCAATTCAATTCCTTCACATGAATTTATTGAGAAAAATTTTAATAATGTAGGTTATGCAGTGGGAATGGGAAATCCTCATTTAATATTCTTTGTACAAGATATAGAGTCAATTGTTCTTTCCAGACTTGGACC
This window of the Prochlorococcus sp. MIT 1314 genome carries:
- the dapF gene encoding diaminopimelate epimerase codes for the protein MKNITFEKYQGNGNDFVVIDSRGNDLYKNYKTNKIFDIKKICNRQFGIGADGVIFIEEPNEDNYAKMIIFNSDGSEAEMCGNGIRCLVEYLHVNDSMNNKNIEYKIETKAGLKIAKYINDEITVKMGVPILDSQNIPTKIEKKINSIPSHEFIEKNFNNVGYAVGMGNPHLIFFVQDIESIVLSRLGPIFEKNELFPEKTNVHFCQILNRDNIKVKVWERGAGPTLACGTGACAIHVAAFKLDLCNSQTIVTLPGGNLKIDWSKDDCEVMMTGIAKKVFSGSMLVN